One Pararge aegeria chromosome 4, ilParAegt1.1, whole genome shotgun sequence DNA segment encodes these proteins:
- the LOC120637753 gene encoding serine/threonine-protein phosphatase 6 catalytic subunit — protein MMGDVDKWIEIAKRCKYLPEDDLRELCNIVCDLLLEEPNVQPVQTPVTVCGDIHGQFYDLEELFHIGGQVPDTQYIFMGDYVDRGYYSLETLTLLMALKARYPDRIVLLRGNHETCQITKVYGFYDECLNKYGNANAWKDCCRVFNLLAVAALIDETVLCVHGGLSPEISMLDQIRCIDRNQQIPHKGAFCDLLWSDPADNQLELWSVSPRGAGWLFGSYVTELFMNYNNLNLICRAHQLVNDGYKYMFDKRLVTVWSAPNYCYRCGNVASILEFKTVNDRNAKIFQAVPDSEREVPPQHTTPYFL, from the exons ATGATGGGTGATGTAGATAAATGGATTGAAATCGCTAAGAGATGTAAATATCTACCCGAAGATGATTTGCGCGAGCTTTGTAACATCGTCTGCGACTTGTTACTGGAGGAACCGAATGTTCAACCGGTACAGACACCTGTAACTGTATGCGGAGACATTCATGGCCAG ttctaTGACTTAGAGGAACTTTTTCATATAGGTGGTCAGGTTCCAGATACTCAATATATATTCATGGGAGATTATGTAGATAGAGGGTATTATAGTCTAGAAACTCTTACCCTACTAATGGCACTGAAAGCACGGTACCCAGATAG GATAGTTTTACTTAGAGGAAATCATGAAACATGTCAAATAACAAAAGTATATGGTTTTTATGATGAATGCCTGAACAAGTATGGTAATGCAAATGCATGGAAGGATTGTTGCAGAGTTTTTAACTTGCTTGCAGTGGCAGCt tTAATAGATGAAACAGTATTGTGTGTCCATGGAGGACTATCACCTGAAATATCAATGTTAGATCAGATCAGATGTATTGACAGAAACCAGCAAATACCTCACAAAGGCGCCTTTTGTGACTTGCTATGGTCTGATCCAGCTGATAATCAACTTGAGTTATG GTCAGTAAGTCCCAGAGGAGCAGGATGGCTATTTGGCAGCTATGTTACAGAGCTTTTTATgaattacaataatttgaatttaatttgtcGAGCACATCAACTTGTAAATGATG gttataaatatatgtttgatAAGCGATTAGTCACAGTATGGTCAGCTCCAAACTATTGTTACCGGTGTGGTAATGTGGCCTCAATTTTGGAGTTCAAGACAGTCAATGACAGGAATGCTAAAATTTTCCAAGCAGTGCCTGATAGTGAGAGAGAAGTACCACCTCAGCACACTACACCATACTTTCTATAA
- the LOC120623390 gene encoding eukaryotic translation initiation factor 3 subunit I, whose product MKPLMLQGHERAITQIKYNREGDLLFSVAKDSKPNVWWSLNGERLGTFNGHGGVVWCLDVDWESIHLITGGGDSSCRLWDLETGKNIATIKTNSSVRTCNFSFSAYQGAYTTDKAMGHPCEVFIIDTRTIDDSLSTQAPILKWEITDSKVTSMLWGTLDETIITGHEAGDLIQWDLRTGKKLHSIKEHTHQINDMQLSRDGTMFITASKDQTAKLFDTSSLELLKEYKTERPVNSAALSPILDHVVLGGGQDAMEVTTTSTRQGKFDARFFHLVFEEEFGRVKGHFGPINSLSFHPDGKSFASGGEDGYVRVQSFDQSYFDYTFDYNRD is encoded by the exons Atg AAACCTCTGATGCTGCAAGGGCACGAGCGTGCTATAACCCAAATCAAGTATAATCGCGAAGGAGACTTGCTCTTCTCCGTAGCCAAGGACTCTAAGCCCAATGTTTGGTGGTCATTAAATGGAGAACGTCTGGGTACATTCAATGGGCATGGTGGTGTCGTTTGGTGTCTTGATGTTGACTGGGAATCTATACATCTTATCACCGGCGGTGGTGATAGTTCTTGCAG gttatgGGATTTAGAAACCGGTAAAAATATAGCAACAATCAAAACAAACTCTTCTGTAAGGACATGCAACTTCAGTTTTAGTGCCTATCAAGGTGCATACACAACTGATAAGGCTATGGGACATCCTTGTGAG GTCTTCATAATAGATACAAGGACAATTGATGACTCCCTATCAACCCAAGCCCCAATCTTAAAGTGGGAAATTACAGATTCAAAAGTTACATCAATGTTGTGGGGCACTTTGGATGAGACTATCATTACTGGTCATGAAGCTGGAGATTTGATTCAATGGGATTTAAGG acTGGCAAAAAATTACATTCAATCAAGGAGCATACACATCAGATCAATGATATGCAGCTATCTCGTGATGGCACAATGTTTATTACTGCCTCGAAGGATCAAACTGCCAAACTATTTGACACTAGCTCACTCGAACTTCTCAAGGAATACAAAACTGAACGACCAGTTAATTCAGCAGCCCTGAGTCCAATTTTGGACCATGTTGTACTTGGTGGTGGACAGGATGCAATGGAAGTAACAACAACATCAACTAGACAAGGAAAGTTCGATGCCCGTTTCTTCCATCTTGTCTTTGAAGAAGAGTTTGGTCGTGTCAAAGGTCACTTTGGACCAATAAATAGTTTGTCATTCCACCCTGATGGAAAGAGTTTTGCGTCTGGTGGTGAAGATGGTTATGTGCGTGTGCAGAGTTTTGATCAATCCTACTTCGATTACACTTTCGATTACAATAGAGACTAG
- the LOC120623368 gene encoding hormone receptor 4 has product MTSTMGIMTLSRGPCDLDNMSLFQDLKLKRRKVDSRCSSDGESAADTSTSSPDPGPPSPRMAEAGCSTPPHPPPVFDGGGSPSPSPSCHPTVIRSAPPYSVIKFEGAPSVVKSESSLVGKHESMTSSQFSSVKLEKPEGTQAESPQPYRPRPIAPSPQGTHPSLSPGHWPAAACINGVKPELIGGHFPPQPLEPKAGSRGSTQWRGAPAVIMGESGGVRTMFWTLPAPTTSSEPSASASHTPTPPTPDPGTCSEESAARMLLNLGGELRRPRVTSLNMELLWAGDVSQLPAHQQMHALNLSAAAGSVAGVAGVPSASPLAARPELRTYAAETERDEDEQPMICMICEDKATGLHYGIITCEGCKGFFKRTVQNRRVYTCVADGGCEITKAQRNRCQYCRFKKCIEQGMVLQAVREDRMPGGRNSGAVYNLYKVKYKKHKKASTKAATATSRASPPEKPKDPLPPLPPHLANGTILKTALTNPSEVVHLRARLESAVSSSRDRAVPLERALHMIGALIDCDAMEDIATVRHLPDLLHDTSEIGDKLCKIGDSIVHKMVAWTKKLPFIMEIPMEIHSKLLMEKWHEISVLTTAAYQAMHGKLAHAPPSSDHEQDFMQEVNANLRTLQNCLTSLMGRPITLEQLRLDVGLVVEKMTQITCVFRRIQLRMEEYVCLKVYILLNQEVELESIQDRYVQVLRSYLEHAAPHHPGRLQELFARIPEIQAAANLLLESKMFYVPFVLNSAEIR; this is encoded by the exons ATGACCTCTACAAtgg GAATAATGACACTCAGCCGCGGCCCGTGTGACCTCGACAACATGAGTCTGTTCCAAGACCTCAAACTAAAGAGGCGGAAAGTTGACTCCCGATGTAGTAGCgatg GCGAGTCGGCAGCCGACACCAGTACGTCGTCGCCGGACCCCGGCCCGCCGTCCCCGCGCATGGCCGAGGCGGGCTGCAGCACGCCGCCGCATCCGCCGCCAGTGTTCGACGGCGGCGGCTCGCCTTCTCCTTCTCCTTCGTGCCACCCCACCGTCATCCGCTCTGCACCGCCTTACTCAGTGATCAAGTTTGAAGGAGCGCCCTCCGTCGTCAAGTCAGAAAGCTCTCTGGTCGGCAAACATGAATCTATGACTTCTTCTCAATTCTCCTCCGTCAAGCTAGAGAAGCCCGAGGGTACTCAGGCCGAATCTCCGCAGCCTTATAGGCCCCGCCCTATCGCGCCATCTCCGCAGGGTACACATCCATCGCTATCACCGGGACATTGGCCAGCTGCCGCTTGTATCAACGGCGTGAAGCCAGAACTAATAGGTGGACACTTTCCACCGCAACCCTTGGAGCCGAAAGCAGGATCTCGAGGTTCTACGCAATGGCGAGGTGCACCGGCGGTCATTATGGGAGAATCGGGTGGTGTGAGAACAATGTTTTGGACTTTACCAGCCCCAACTACGAGTTCAGAGCCGTCTGCTAGTGCTTCGCATACACCAACTCCACCAACGCCTGATCCAGGTACATGCAGTGAGGAATCAGCTGCTCGAATGTTGCTGAATCTTGGTGGTGAACTGAGGAGGCCGCGAGTGACTTCACTAAACATGGAGTTGTTGTGGGCGGGAGATGTCTCCCAGTTACCAGCGCACCAACAAATGCACGCCTTAAATTTAAGCGCTGCAGCGGGAAGTGTCGCTGGGGTAGCTGGTGTTCCCAGTGCGAGTCCCTTGGCTGCTCGACCTGAACTACGGACGTATGCTGCTGAGACTGAACGTGACGAGGACGAGCAACCTATGATTTGTATGATCTGCGAAGACAAAGCAACGGGATTGCATTATGGCATTATAACATGTGAAGGTTGTAAAGGGTTTTTTAAAAGGACTGTGCAAAATCGACGAGTTTACACTTGTGTCGCTGATGGTGGCTGTGAAATTACAAAAGCGCAACGGAATAGATGCCAGTATTGCCGTTTCAAAAAGTGTATAGAGCAAGGAATGGTTTTACAgg CCGTACGCGAAGATAGAATGCCGGGTGGACGAAATAGTGGTGCCGTATACAATttgtataaagtaaaatataagaaaCACAAGAAGGCGAGTACGAAAGCGGCGACTGCAACCAGTCGGGCGTCTCCACCTGAGAAACCAAAAGACCCTTTACCACCTCTCCCACCGCACCTTGCGAACGGGACCATTTTAAAGACTGCCTTAACAAACCCTAGCGAG GTTGTACACCTGAGAGCAAGACTGGAAAGTGCAGTGTCTTCATCGAGAGATCGAGCCGTTCCTTTAGAAAGGGCGTTACATATGATTGGAGCGCTAATAGACTGTGATGCTATGGAAGACATTGCCACCGTTCGTCACCTACCTGATCTCCTTCATGACACCTCTGAAATAGGTGACAAGCTTTGTAAAATTGGTGATTCCATTGTACATAAGATGGTTGCGTGGACGAAGAAGTTACCGTTTATAATGGAAATACCCATGGAAATCCATTCGAAGCTTTTGATGGAAAAATGGCACGAGATCTCAGTCTTAACGACAGCAGCTTACCAGGCGATGCACGGAAAGCTTGCACATGCACCACCTTCCTCGGATCATGAACAAGATTTCATGCAAGag GTAAACGCGAACCTTAGAACGCTACAGAACTGCTTAACGTCACTAATGGGCAGGCCCATAACGTTAGAACAACTCCGGCTGGACGTGGGGCTTGTAGTGGAGAAGATGACGCAGATAACCTGCGTGTTCCGCCGCATCCAGCTCCGAATGGAGGAGTACGTTTGTCTGAAGGTCTACATTCTACTTAATCAGG AAGTGGAGTTAGAGAGTATCCAAGATAGGTACGTGCAAGTTCTGCGCAGCTATTTGGAACACGCTGCACCCCACCACCCCGGTAGACTGCAAGAGCTTTTCGCGAGAATACCTGAG ATTCAAGCGGCGGCGAACCTGTTACTAGAGAGTAAAATGTTCTACGTACCTTTCGTGCTGAACTCGGCGGAGATCAGATAG